In Mycobacterium stomatepiae, the following are encoded in one genomic region:
- a CDS encoding YqgE/AlgH family protein: MMPQPEDPEDYIAPAAQRVRAGTLLLANTDLLEPTFRRSVIYIVEHNDGGTLGVVLNRSSETAVYNVLPQWAKLAAKPKTMFIGGPVKRDAALCLAALRIGADPQGVPGLRHVSGRIVMVDLDAEPDLIAPLVEGVRIYAGYSGWTIGQLEGEIERDDWIVLSALPSDVLVGAKEDLWGQVLRRQPLPLSLLATHPIDVSRN; this comes from the coding sequence ATGATGCCGCAGCCTGAAGATCCCGAAGACTACATCGCACCCGCTGCCCAGCGTGTGCGTGCGGGTACTTTGCTGTTGGCCAATACCGATCTGCTCGAACCGACGTTCCGGCGCAGCGTCATCTACATCGTCGAGCACAACGACGGCGGCACGCTCGGTGTGGTGCTCAACCGCTCCAGCGAGACCGCGGTCTACAACGTGTTGCCGCAGTGGGCGAAACTCGCCGCCAAGCCGAAGACGATGTTCATCGGCGGGCCGGTGAAGCGCGACGCCGCCCTGTGCCTGGCGGCCTTGCGGATTGGTGCCGACCCGCAGGGAGTGCCGGGTTTGCGGCATGTCTCGGGGCGGATCGTGATGGTCGATCTCGACGCCGAGCCCGATCTGATTGCGCCGCTGGTCGAGGGTGTCCGGATCTACGCCGGCTACTCGGGCTGGACCATCGGTCAGCTGGAGGGCGAGATCGAGCGTGACGACTGGATTGTGTTGTCCGCGTTGCCATCTGATGTTCTCGTCGGGGCGAAGGAAGATCTGTGGGGGCAGGTCTTACGCCGTCAGCCGCTGCCGCTGTCGCTGCTGGCCACGCACCCGATTGACGTCAGCCGAAACTAG
- the leuS gene encoding leucine--tRNA ligase: protein MTQSPTSSSRSHPAGAQTESDAPPFRYTAELAGRIEGTWQDNWARLGTFNVPNPVGSLAPADGGPVPADKLFVQDMFPYPSGDGLHVGHPLGYIATDVYARYFRMIGRNVLHALGFDAFGLPAEQYALQTGTHPRTRTEANIVNFRRQLGRLGLGHDSRRSFSTTDVEFYKWTQWIFLQIYNAWFDTAAAKARPIAELIAEFDSGARRLDDGRDWKTLSAGERADVIDGHRLVYRADSMVNWCPGLGTVLANEEVTADGRSDRGNFPVFRKRLRQWMMRITAYSDRLLDDLELLDWPDKVKSMQRNWIGRSVGAEALFSATTKRGDIVDIEVFTTRPDTLFGATYLVLAPEHDLVDDLVADAWPDGVDSTWTYGAATPAEAVAAYRRAIAAKSDLERQESKEKTGVFLGSYATNPANGKPVPMFIADYVLAGYGTGAIMAVPGHDQRDWDFATALHLPIVEVIAGGDISQATYAGDGVLVNSGYLDGMDVATAKEAITTRLESEGRGRARVEFRLRDWLFARQRYWGEPFPIVYDSDGRAHPLSEAALPVELPDVPDYSPVSFDPDDADSEPSPPLGKATDWVHVELDLGDGLKPYSRDTNVMPQWAGSSWYELRYTDPHNSERFCARENEAYWMGPRPAEHGPNDPGGVDLYVGGAEHAVLHLLYCRFWHKVLYDLGHVSSAEPYRKLVNQGYIQAFAYTDARGSYVPAEDVIERDDKFFYPGSDGEIEVFQEFGKIGKSLKNSISPDAICDEYGADTLRVYEMSMGPLEASRPWATKDVIGAHRFLQRVWRLVVDEVTGESRVADVQEPLGTETLRVLHRTIEGVAEDYAALRNNTAAAKLIEYTNHLTKEHRDAVPRAAVEPLVLMLAPLAPHLAEELWSRLGHATSLVHGPFPQADPAYLVDDTVEYPVQVNGKVRGRVVVAADADDDTLKAAALSDEKVQAFLAGATPRKVIVVAGRLVNLVV, encoded by the coding sequence GTGACCCAATCGCCGACCTCCTCGTCTCGGAGCCACCCTGCGGGTGCTCAGACGGAGTCCGACGCGCCGCCGTTCCGTTACACCGCGGAGCTGGCCGGGCGTATCGAGGGCACCTGGCAGGACAACTGGGCGCGGCTCGGGACGTTCAATGTGCCCAACCCGGTCGGGTCGCTGGCGCCGGCGGACGGCGGACCGGTACCCGCCGACAAGTTGTTCGTGCAGGACATGTTCCCGTATCCGTCGGGTGACGGGCTGCACGTCGGACACCCCTTGGGCTACATCGCGACCGACGTATACGCCCGCTACTTCCGGATGATCGGCCGTAATGTTCTGCACGCCTTGGGCTTTGACGCTTTTGGGCTGCCCGCCGAGCAGTACGCGTTGCAAACCGGCACCCATCCGCGCACCCGGACCGAGGCCAACATCGTCAATTTCCGCCGGCAACTGGGCCGGCTCGGCCTCGGACACGACAGTCGGCGATCGTTCTCGACCACCGACGTCGAGTTCTACAAGTGGACGCAGTGGATCTTCCTGCAGATCTACAACGCGTGGTTCGACACGGCGGCCGCCAAGGCCCGCCCGATCGCCGAGCTGATTGCCGAATTCGATTCCGGTGCCCGCCGTCTCGACGACGGCCGGGACTGGAAGACATTGTCGGCGGGTGAGCGCGCCGACGTGATCGACGGCCACCGGCTGGTGTACCGGGCTGACTCGATGGTGAACTGGTGCCCCGGGCTGGGCACGGTGCTGGCCAACGAAGAGGTAACCGCCGACGGCCGCAGCGACCGCGGCAACTTCCCGGTATTCCGGAAACGGTTGCGGCAGTGGATGATGCGGATCACCGCCTATTCCGACCGCCTGCTCGACGACCTGGAGCTGCTGGACTGGCCGGACAAGGTCAAGTCCATGCAGCGCAATTGGATTGGCCGTTCCGTCGGCGCGGAGGCGTTGTTTTCGGCGACGACGAAGCGCGGCGACATCGTGGACATCGAGGTGTTCACCACCCGCCCGGATACCCTGTTCGGCGCCACGTATCTGGTGCTGGCTCCCGAGCATGACCTGGTGGACGACCTCGTCGCCGACGCTTGGCCGGACGGCGTGGACTCCACCTGGACGTACGGAGCGGCCACGCCCGCGGAAGCCGTCGCGGCCTACCGCCGCGCGATCGCAGCGAAGTCGGACCTCGAGCGTCAGGAGAGCAAGGAGAAGACCGGCGTCTTTCTGGGCAGCTACGCGACCAATCCGGCCAACGGCAAACCGGTCCCGATGTTCATCGCCGACTACGTGTTGGCGGGCTACGGCACCGGGGCCATCATGGCGGTCCCCGGCCACGACCAGCGGGACTGGGATTTCGCCACCGCGTTGCATCTGCCGATAGTCGAAGTGATTGCCGGAGGCGATATTTCGCAAGCCACCTACGCGGGCGACGGTGTCCTGGTGAACTCCGGTTACCTCGACGGGATGGATGTGGCGACGGCCAAGGAAGCCATTACGACCCGCCTGGAGTCCGAGGGCCGCGGCCGGGCACGCGTCGAATTCAGACTGCGGGATTGGCTTTTCGCGCGCCAGCGGTATTGGGGTGAGCCGTTCCCGATCGTCTATGACAGCGATGGACGCGCACACCCGCTCAGCGAGGCCGCGCTGCCAGTGGAACTGCCGGATGTGCCGGACTATTCGCCGGTGTCGTTCGACCCCGACGATGCCGACAGTGAGCCGTCTCCGCCACTGGGCAAGGCCACCGACTGGGTGCATGTCGAGCTGGACCTCGGCGACGGCCTGAAGCCCTACAGCCGCGACACCAACGTGATGCCGCAGTGGGCGGGCAGCTCGTGGTACGAACTGCGCTATACCGATCCGCATAACTCAGAACGCTTCTGCGCCAGGGAAAACGAGGCCTACTGGATGGGCCCGCGGCCCGCCGAGCACGGGCCGAACGATCCCGGGGGCGTGGACTTGTACGTCGGCGGCGCCGAGCACGCGGTGTTGCATCTGCTCTATTGCCGTTTCTGGCACAAGGTTCTCTACGACTTGGGTCACGTGAGCTCTGCTGAGCCTTACCGCAAGCTGGTCAACCAGGGCTACATCCAGGCCTTCGCCTACACCGATGCGCGCGGGTCCTACGTCCCGGCCGAGGACGTGATCGAACGGGACGACAAGTTCTTCTATCCTGGATCCGACGGCGAGATCGAAGTCTTTCAGGAATTCGGCAAAATCGGTAAGAGCCTGAAGAATTCGATCTCACCCGACGCAATTTGCGACGAATACGGCGCGGACACGTTGCGGGTGTACGAGATGTCGATGGGGCCGCTGGAGGCCTCCCGCCCCTGGGCAACCAAGGACGTCATCGGCGCCCACCGCTTCTTGCAGCGAGTCTGGCGGCTGGTCGTCGACGAGGTCACCGGCGAATCCCGGGTGGCCGATGTGCAGGAGCCGTTGGGCACCGAGACCCTACGCGTGCTGCATCGCACCATCGAAGGTGTGGCGGAAGACTATGCGGCCCTGCGGAATAACACCGCGGCGGCCAAGCTGATCGAGTACACTAACCACCTGACCAAAGAGCACCGCGACGCGGTGCCCCGCGCCGCGGTCGAGCCGCTGGTGCTGATGCTGGCACCGCTGGCCCCGCACCTGGCCGAGGAGTTGTGGTCGCGGTTGGGGCACGCCACGTCATTGGTGCACGGCCCGTTCCCGCAAGCCGACCCCGCTTATCTAGTCGACGACACCGTCGAATATCCGGTCCAGGTCAACGGGAAGGTGCGGGGTCGGGTGGTGGTCGCCGCCGATGCCGACGACGACACCCTCAAAGCCGCCGCACTGAGTGATGAAAAGGTCCAGGCGTTCTTGGCCGGGGCCACGCCGCGCAAGGTGATCGTGGTCGCCGGCCGGCTGGTCAACCTGGTCGTCTGA
- a CDS encoding bile acid:sodium symporter family protein: MLRRLPTILDPFLLALATTVAIASLFPAHGDAAKAASVAAESAIALLFFLYGARLSPQQAWHGVRQWRLHLLVLGTTFVLFPLLGLAARVLVPSILTTDLYDGVLFLCLVPSTVQSSIAFTSIARGHVSAAIVSASLSNILGIVLTPLLVVLLMNTSGAVHVDGTSIHGIVVQLLLPFGAGQLARPWIAGFISRYAAVLKVVDRGSILLVVYTAFSMGVVEGIWVAVDVWRLILVALVATALLAIVLIATTLTGRLARLDRGDAIVLLFCGSKKSLASGLPMALVFFPNNIVGLTMLPLMIFHQIQLVVCAVIASRLAREADETSAPAEVGEES, encoded by the coding sequence ATGCTGAGGCGCTTGCCGACAATCCTCGATCCGTTCCTGTTGGCTTTGGCGACGACCGTCGCGATCGCCTCCCTCTTCCCCGCCCACGGCGACGCCGCCAAGGCCGCGTCCGTCGCCGCGGAATCCGCAATCGCGCTGCTGTTCTTTTTGTACGGCGCCCGGCTGTCGCCGCAGCAGGCCTGGCACGGCGTCCGGCAATGGCGGCTGCACCTGCTCGTGCTGGGTACGACGTTCGTGCTGTTCCCGTTGCTGGGGCTGGCCGCCCGGGTGTTAGTGCCCTCGATCCTGACGACCGATCTCTACGACGGCGTGCTGTTCCTGTGCCTGGTCCCCTCGACCGTGCAGTCGTCGATCGCGTTCACTTCGATTGCGCGGGGCCATGTCTCCGCCGCCATCGTCAGTGCCTCCTTGTCGAACATCCTCGGCATCGTGCTGACCCCGCTGCTGGTGGTGCTGCTGATGAACACCAGCGGCGCCGTCCACGTGGACGGCACTTCGATCCACGGCATCGTGGTGCAGCTACTGCTGCCCTTCGGCGCCGGCCAGCTGGCCAGGCCATGGATCGCCGGGTTCATCAGCCGCTACGCGGCGGTGCTCAAGGTCGTCGACCGGGGGTCGATCCTGCTGGTCGTCTACACGGCCTTTTCGATGGGAGTGGTGGAGGGCATCTGGGTCGCCGTCGACGTCTGGCGATTGATTCTGGTTGCCCTGGTCGCGACCGCGCTGCTGGCCATCGTGCTGATCGCCACGACGCTGACCGGCCGGCTGGCCCGCCTAGACCGCGGCGATGCGATCGTGCTGCTGTTCTGCGGTTCGAAGAAGAGCCTGGCGTCCGGGCTGCCGATGGCGCTGGTGTTTTTCCCCAACAACATCGTCGGCCTGACCATGTTGCCGCTGATGATCTTCCACCAGATCCAGCTCGTGGTGTGCGCGGTGATCGCCAGCAGGCTGGCGCGCGAGGCCGACGAGACGTCGGCGCCTGCGGAGGTGGGGGAGGAGTCCTAG
- a CDS encoding SDR family oxidoreductase, giving the protein MPTALITGAGGGIGSAIAAALAPTHTLLLAGRPSSRLDAVAERLGATTFPLDLTDVDEIEASCEIVDELDVLVHNAGVSVPGRVAESHVDQWRATFSVNVFGAVALTLELLPALRTVRGQVVFINSGAGRTVSPGMASYSASKFALRAFADSLRVDEPDLRVTTIFPGRTDTEMQRDLVAFEGGEYDAANLLRPETVAAAVAQAVATPRDGHVHEVVLRPGRR; this is encoded by the coding sequence ATGCCAACCGCACTCATCACCGGCGCCGGCGGCGGCATCGGTTCCGCCATCGCCGCGGCGCTGGCCCCCACCCACACGCTGCTGCTGGCCGGTCGCCCCTCCAGCCGGCTCGACGCCGTCGCGGAGCGACTCGGCGCCACCACCTTCCCCCTGGATTTGACCGACGTCGACGAAATCGAGGCCAGCTGCGAAATCGTGGACGAGCTCGACGTGCTGGTGCACAACGCCGGGGTGTCCGTGCCGGGGCGGGTCGCCGAGTCACACGTCGACCAATGGCGCGCCACCTTTAGCGTGAATGTCTTTGGGGCGGTGGCTCTTACGCTGGAACTGTTGCCCGCCCTGCGCACCGTCCGCGGTCAGGTGGTGTTCATCAACTCCGGGGCGGGACGCACGGTTTCGCCGGGGATGGCGTCCTACTCGGCCAGCAAATTCGCGTTGCGCGCTTTCGCCGACTCGCTGCGCGTCGACGAGCCGGACCTGCGAGTCACCACGATATTCCCGGGCCGCACCGACACGGAGATGCAGCGCGACCTCGTCGCGTTCGAGGGCGGCGAGTACGACGCCGCCAACCTCTTGCGCCCCGAAACCGTCGCCGCGGCGGTCGCCCAAGCGGTCGCCACACCGCGCGACGGCCATGTCCACGAGGTGGTGTTGCGGCCGGGGCGTCGCTAG
- a CDS encoding LpqN/LpqT family lipoprotein, giving the protein MTQIAAPGRVIAGGFAASVIGFALFSGATASADPLVPVPPGPIVPVPAQQYIPAAPGMANSNRFVPTPPSANPFAPPSLASAPAAPNSIAAPAATPNAAVVAPAQPTVTPAASGTLRDYFQSKGVKLEPQKPQGFKPLDITLPVPPRWTQVPDPNVPDAFAVIADRQGSSVYTSNAQVVVYKLVGTFDPREAISHGYVDSQKLLAWQSTNASMADFDGFPSSVIEGTYREGDMTLNTSRRHILATSGHDTYLVSLSVTTDRAVAIGDAPATDAIINGFRVAVPGATAPAPAPTAAPVGLPAPAPAPAPAAVPGQTPAVAPVQAPAAAQAPAAIPAQAPTGAPTRRPTQLGVPNQLPSPQPAPNLLALVPGLPPLPNFSNLGAR; this is encoded by the coding sequence ATGACTCAGATCGCCGCCCCCGGGCGCGTAATCGCCGGCGGTTTCGCCGCCAGCGTGATCGGGTTCGCCCTATTTTCGGGTGCTACGGCTTCGGCCGATCCTCTCGTTCCCGTACCACCAGGCCCGATCGTCCCGGTGCCGGCGCAGCAGTACATCCCCGCGGCGCCTGGTATGGCCAACAGCAACCGGTTCGTCCCCACCCCGCCGTCGGCGAATCCGTTCGCACCGCCGAGCCTGGCCTCCGCGCCCGCGGCGCCTAACAGCATCGCGGCTCCGGCCGCGACACCCAACGCCGCCGTGGTCGCGCCGGCGCAGCCGACCGTGACTCCCGCGGCCTCCGGAACACTGCGCGACTACTTCCAATCCAAGGGCGTCAAGCTGGAGCCGCAGAAGCCGCAGGGATTCAAGCCGCTCGACATCACGCTGCCGGTGCCCCCGCGCTGGACCCAGGTGCCCGACCCTAATGTGCCCGATGCGTTCGCGGTGATCGCCGACCGGCAAGGCAGCAGCGTCTACACGTCAAACGCGCAGGTCGTGGTCTACAAGTTGGTCGGTACCTTCGATCCCAGGGAAGCGATCTCGCACGGCTACGTCGATAGCCAGAAGCTGCTGGCCTGGCAGTCGACGAACGCTTCGATGGCTGACTTCGACGGATTCCCGTCGTCGGTCATCGAGGGCACCTACCGCGAGGGCGACATGACGCTGAACACCTCACGCCGTCACATCCTCGCCACCTCGGGCCACGACACGTACCTGGTGTCGCTCTCGGTCACCACCGACCGGGCCGTGGCGATCGGGGACGCTCCGGCCACCGACGCGATCATCAACGGATTCCGGGTGGCCGTGCCCGGAGCCACCGCCCCGGCCCCCGCTCCGACCGCCGCTCCCGTCGGCCTTCCCGCCCCGGCTCCCGCGCCCGCGCCCGCCGCGGTTCCCGGGCAGACACCTGCCGTCGCACCCGTTCAGGCACCCGCCGCCGCGCAAGCCCCCGCCGCGATCCCCGCGCAGGCGCCGACTGGCGCGCCGACCCGGCGTCCCACACAGCTCGGCGTGCCCAACCAGCTGCCCTCCCCGCAGCCCGCACCCAACCTGTTGGCCCTCGTGCCCGGGCTTCCGCCCCTGCCGAACTTCAGTAACCTCGGCGCGCGCTAA
- a CDS encoding TIGR03084 family metal-binding protein: MADPGPMVADLRAESDDLDALVAPLAAARWADATPAPGWSVAHQIAHLLWTDRVALLSVTDEAGFAEVLASAMQDPTGFVDAGAEELAVTAPPDLLSDWRTTRERLHDALLTVDEARKLPWFGPPMSPASMATARLMETWAHGLDVADALGVKRAPTDRLRSIAHLGVRTRDYAFVINELAPPSEPFLVELRAPGGDTWSWGPADAAQRVTGAGEDFCLLVTQRRPLGALDITAHGPDARRWLEIAQAFAGPPTPGR, translated from the coding sequence ATCGCGGATCCAGGGCCGATGGTGGCCGACCTGCGTGCCGAAAGCGACGACCTCGACGCGCTGGTGGCTCCGCTGGCGGCGGCGCGTTGGGCTGATGCGACGCCGGCGCCGGGCTGGAGCGTGGCACACCAGATCGCGCACCTGTTGTGGACCGATCGGGTCGCGCTGCTCTCGGTCACCGACGAGGCGGGGTTCGCCGAGGTGCTGGCCAGCGCGATGCAAGACCCAACCGGCTTCGTCGACGCGGGCGCCGAGGAGCTGGCCGTGACGGCGCCGCCCGACCTGCTGAGCGATTGGCGGACCACCCGCGAGCGGCTGCACGACGCGCTGCTCACGGTCGACGAAGCGCGCAAATTGCCGTGGTTCGGACCGCCGATGAGCCCGGCGTCGATGGCGACCGCTCGGCTGATGGAGACCTGGGCGCACGGGCTGGATGTCGCCGACGCCCTCGGTGTCAAGCGAGCGCCCACCGACCGGCTGCGCTCGATCGCGCATCTGGGGGTGCGCACTCGCGACTACGCCTTTGTGATCAACGAGTTGGCTCCGCCGTCGGAGCCGTTTCTGGTCGAGCTGCGCGCTCCCGGCGGCGATACCTGGTCCTGGGGTCCGGCCGACGCGGCGCAACGGGTCACTGGGGCCGGCGAGGACTTCTGCTTGTTGGTCACTCAGCGCCGTCCGCTCGGCGCCCTCGACATCACCGCGCATGGTCCCGACGCCCGCCGCTGGCTGGAGATCGCGCAGGCCTTCGCCGGGCCGCCCACACCCGGACGATGA
- a CDS encoding MFS transporter gives MPSRAPVELWQSVRAMPDLRRVIAVRMASQFGDGLFQATVAGALLFNPDRAADPLSIAFAFAVLFLPYSLLGPFAGALMDRWDRRWVLVGANLCRLLLILVIGTILAVRAGEMPLLLGALLFNGFSRFVASGLSASLPHVVPREQVVTMNSVATASGAIAAFFGANFMLIPRYFVGGSDRGASVIIFIALLPVLVALLLSLRFGPRVLGPDDTQRAIHGSVVYAVITGWLHGARTVVSTPTVAAALSGLASHRMVVGINSLVILLLAHHTKNPAFGGLGIALVFFAASGLGSFLATLLTPPAVRRWGRYAAANGALAAAVLIELAGVGLTLPIMVGCSFFLGVTGQMIKLCADSAMQMDVDDALRGHVFAVQDALFWVSFIVSITVAALLIPPDGHAPTFVLAGSAIYLAGLAAHSVVGRRGQPAASR, from the coding sequence ATGCCCTCGCGTGCACCCGTCGAACTCTGGCAGTCGGTGCGCGCAATGCCGGATCTTCGGCGGGTGATTGCCGTGCGCATGGCGAGTCAGTTCGGTGACGGGCTCTTCCAGGCGACGGTGGCCGGGGCGCTGCTGTTCAATCCTGACCGGGCCGCCGACCCGTTGTCGATCGCGTTCGCATTCGCGGTGTTGTTCTTGCCGTATTCGCTGCTGGGACCGTTCGCCGGCGCTCTGATGGACCGCTGGGACCGACGGTGGGTGCTGGTCGGCGCCAACCTGTGCCGCCTGCTGCTGATCCTGGTGATCGGCACGATTCTCGCGGTGCGCGCCGGTGAGATGCCGCTGCTGCTGGGGGCGTTGCTCTTCAACGGCTTTTCCCGATTCGTGGCATCGGGGCTGTCGGCCTCGCTGCCGCACGTGGTCCCGCGCGAACAGGTGGTGACGATGAACTCGGTCGCCACCGCCTCGGGCGCGATCGCGGCCTTCTTCGGCGCCAACTTCATGCTGATACCTCGCTATTTCGTGGGCGGTAGCGATCGGGGCGCATCCGTGATCATCTTCATCGCCCTACTTCCGGTGTTGGTCGCGTTACTGCTGTCACTGCGGTTTGGACCCCGGGTCCTCGGGCCCGACGACACCCAGCGGGCGATCCACGGATCGGTCGTCTACGCGGTGATCACCGGGTGGTTGCACGGCGCGCGCACGGTGGTGTCCACGCCGACGGTCGCTGCGGCCCTGTCCGGCCTGGCGTCACACCGGATGGTGGTGGGCATCAATTCGCTGGTGATCCTGCTGCTGGCGCATCACACGAAGAACCCCGCATTCGGCGGCCTGGGGATCGCGCTGGTGTTCTTCGCCGCCTCGGGGCTCGGCTCGTTTCTGGCCACGCTGCTGACGCCGCCGGCGGTGCGTCGCTGGGGGCGCTACGCCGCGGCCAATGGCGCGTTGGCGGCGGCCGTGCTGATCGAGTTGGCCGGGGTGGGGCTGACCCTGCCGATCATGGTGGGGTGCAGCTTTTTCCTGGGCGTGACCGGCCAGATGATCAAGCTGTGCGCCGACTCGGCAATGCAGATGGACGTCGACGACGCGCTGCGCGGCCACGTGTTCGCGGTGCAGGATGCGCTGTTCTGGGTCTCGTTCATCGTCTCGATCACGGTGGCCGCGCTGTTGATCCCGCCCGACGGGCACGCGCCGACGTTCGTGCTGGCGGGGTCGGCGATCTACCTGGCCGGGCTCGCGGCGCACAGTGTCGTCGGCCGGCGCGGTCAGCCGGCAGCCAGTCGCTAG